Proteins co-encoded in one Kutzneria chonburiensis genomic window:
- a CDS encoding ABC transporter ATP-binding protein — protein sequence MGDFAGALWRAHRGLATAWWILVLAQAMLPAAFAYEVGSLIAAADKTGPLIGLGTVFLLMQILAPLHGQVSTNLGAHLSSRLQDRLITAATGPPGIAHLESAALTGELAVARDFDLGISGPPLALSMGLIAGSLVEALAGAGQAILLATWHWWAGALLGTAWLATHWLLRDAARWSRDTPEVRYAQRRAEYTYRLAVDPPAGKEIRLFGLSDWTVRQFVHNRQKLVDLRWQATKLRQRGLGVTLAVLTVANGLVFWTLATDATALGVKATFAQAAIGTAALAFGGLNWALPPAIEAVKAADRLDRSMAEVGALPCGSRIPSGTALRFRHVRFSYPNADKPVLDGLDLDIPAGTSLAVVGVNGAGKTTLVKLICRLYDPTAGTVEADGVDLKTLDLTSWRGNVTAVFQDFIRYQLPLKDNVAPTGASEEDIRAALAATDAEFADLDTVLSKGYDGGTDLSGGQWQRVALARALAAVKQGAGIVVLDEPTAQLDIKGETEAFTRFLQHTKGCTTILVSHRFGTVRQADRICVLDNGKVAELGSHDELMAANGKYRTMFDLQAARFQHD from the coding sequence ATGGGGGACTTCGCCGGCGCGCTGTGGCGCGCCCATCGCGGGCTGGCCACGGCCTGGTGGATTCTGGTGCTGGCGCAGGCAATGCTGCCGGCGGCCTTCGCGTACGAGGTGGGCTCACTGATCGCCGCGGCGGACAAGACGGGGCCGCTGATCGGCCTCGGCACGGTGTTCCTGCTGATGCAGATCCTGGCCCCGCTGCACGGCCAGGTCAGCACGAACCTCGGCGCCCACCTGTCGTCCCGGCTCCAAGACCGGCTGATCACGGCGGCGACCGGCCCGCCGGGCATCGCCCACCTGGAATCGGCCGCCCTGACCGGTGAACTGGCCGTGGCCCGCGACTTCGACCTGGGCATTTCGGGCCCGCCGCTGGCGCTGTCGATGGGCCTGATCGCCGGCAGCCTGGTCGAGGCGCTGGCCGGCGCCGGCCAGGCGATCCTGCTGGCGACGTGGCACTGGTGGGCCGGCGCGCTGCTGGGCACGGCCTGGCTGGCCACGCACTGGCTGCTGCGGGACGCGGCGCGGTGGAGCCGGGACACGCCTGAGGTGCGGTACGCCCAGCGGCGCGCCGAGTACACGTACCGGCTGGCGGTGGATCCCCCGGCGGGCAAGGAAATCCGGCTGTTCGGCCTGAGCGACTGGACGGTCCGCCAGTTCGTCCACAACAGACAGAAGCTGGTCGATCTGCGCTGGCAGGCCACGAAACTGCGGCAGCGCGGGCTCGGCGTCACGCTGGCCGTGCTGACCGTGGCGAACGGCCTGGTCTTCTGGACGCTGGCGACCGATGCCACGGCGCTGGGCGTGAAGGCGACCTTCGCCCAGGCGGCGATCGGCACGGCGGCGCTGGCCTTCGGCGGCCTGAACTGGGCGTTGCCGCCGGCAATCGAGGCCGTCAAGGCGGCCGATCGGCTGGACCGAAGCATGGCCGAGGTCGGTGCACTGCCATGCGGATCACGCATACCTTCCGGCACGGCCCTGCGGTTTCGGCATGTCCGTTTCAGCTACCCGAACGCCGACAAGCCGGTGCTCGACGGCCTTGATCTGGACATCCCGGCCGGGACCTCGCTGGCCGTCGTCGGGGTCAACGGCGCCGGCAAGACCACGCTGGTCAAGCTGATCTGCCGGCTTTACGACCCGACCGCCGGCACGGTCGAGGCCGACGGTGTCGACTTGAAGACCCTGGACCTGACCAGCTGGCGCGGCAACGTCACCGCGGTGTTCCAGGACTTCATCCGCTACCAGTTGCCGCTCAAGGACAACGTCGCCCCGACCGGAGCATCCGAAGAGGACATTCGCGCCGCGCTGGCGGCCACCGACGCCGAATTCGCCGACCTGGACACCGTGCTGTCCAAGGGATACGACGGCGGCACGGATCTATCCGGCGGCCAGTGGCAGCGGGTCGCGCTGGCCCGCGCGCTGGCCGCGGTGAAACAGGGCGCCGGCATCGTCGTCCTGGACGAGCCGACCGCGCAGCTGGACATCAAGGGCGAGACCGAGGCGTTCACGCGGTTTCTCCAGCACACCAAGGGCTGCACGACCATCCTCGTCTCGCACCGCTTCGGCACGGTGCGCCAGGCCGACCGGATCTGCGTGCTGGACAACGGAAAGGTGGCGGAGTTGGGCAGCCACGACGAGCTGATGGCGGCAAACGGCAAGTACCGCACCATGTTCGACCTCCAGGCGGCGAGGTTCCAGCATGACTGA